The following coding sequences lie in one Phragmites australis chromosome 8, lpPhrAust1.1, whole genome shotgun sequence genomic window:
- the LOC133926931 gene encoding uncharacterized protein LOC133926931 isoform X1 encodes MAAEQTKLAEEQRAPLLRAPASAGRDTAAVAGRGDAGGFSWLTLLGFAFLTFNSAMAIYRSNGDAAAVAFVAFSYTDLVLLFCCLRWFEKEVPGSATRDKLKVAVWLLTTLLTVVFSYKVAAIMPFPVQVLVWAMAAATVLGGFYAFFLHREGKTINQTHS; translated from the exons ATGGCCGCTGAGCAGACGAAGCTGGCGGAGGAGCAGCGGGCACCCCTGCTCCGCGCCCCGGCGAGCGCCGGCCGGGATACGGCTGCTGTGGCGGGTCGTGGAGATGCAGGCGGCTTCTCGTGGCTGACGCTGCTAGGCTTCGCCTTCCTGACCTTCAACTCGGCCATGGCCATCTACCGGTCCAACGgggacgccgccgccgtcgctttCGTGGCGTTCTCCTACACTGACCTGGTCTTGCTCTTCTGCTGCCTCCGGTGGTTCGAGAAGGAAGTCCCCGGCTCCGCCACCAGAGATAAGCTAAAAGTGGCAGTCTGGTTGCTCACGACGCTGCTCACCGTCGTTTTCTCCTACAAAGTCGCAGCCATCATGCCGTTCCCCGTTCAGGTGCTCGTCTGGGCGATGGCTGCCGCCACCGTGCTCGGAGGTTTCTACGCTTTCTTTTTGCACCGCGAAGGAAAG ACAATCAATCAAACTCATAGCTAA
- the LOC133926931 gene encoding uncharacterized protein LOC133926931 isoform X2 gives MAAEQTKLAEEQRAPLLRAPASAGRDTAAVAGRGDAGGFSWLTLLGFAFLTFNSAMAIYRSNGDAAAVAFVAFSYTDLVLLFCCLRWFEKEVPGSATRDKLKVAVWLLTTLLTVVFSYKVAAIMPFPVQVLVWAMAAATVLGGFYAFFLHREGKEG, from the coding sequence ATGGCCGCTGAGCAGACGAAGCTGGCGGAGGAGCAGCGGGCACCCCTGCTCCGCGCCCCGGCGAGCGCCGGCCGGGATACGGCTGCTGTGGCGGGTCGTGGAGATGCAGGCGGCTTCTCGTGGCTGACGCTGCTAGGCTTCGCCTTCCTGACCTTCAACTCGGCCATGGCCATCTACCGGTCCAACGgggacgccgccgccgtcgctttCGTGGCGTTCTCCTACACTGACCTGGTCTTGCTCTTCTGCTGCCTCCGGTGGTTCGAGAAGGAAGTCCCCGGCTCCGCCACCAGAGATAAGCTAAAAGTGGCAGTCTGGTTGCTCACGACGCTGCTCACCGTCGTTTTCTCCTACAAAGTCGCAGCCATCATGCCGTTCCCCGTTCAGGTGCTCGTCTGGGCGATGGCTGCCGCCACCGTGCTCGGAGGTTTCTACGCTTTCTTTTTGCACCGCGAAGGAAAG